Proteins found in one Subtercola endophyticus genomic segment:
- the gabT gene encoding 4-aminobutyrate--2-oxoglutarate transaminase codes for MTDTVPTDVYTVPQERKIITAIPGPQSDALHARRLAVVPVGVSSVLPVYIARANGAILVDVDGNQFIDMGAGIGVTTVGHTEFGVVEAATEQLQNVTHTLFTVTPYEEYVRVAELLAEHTPGDFAKKTMLANSGAEAVENAVKIARKYTRRVGVAVLEHAYHGRTNLTMAMNFKAAPYSTGFGPFAGDVYRAPNSYPYHDGLSGSEAAARTIGYLEKTVGAYDLACLVVEPIQGEGGFVVPADGYLPALQAWCTENGIVFVADEIQSGMARTGAYFASEHFGLEPDLVLSAKGIAGGLPLAAVTGRAEIMDSALPGGLGGTFGGNPVAAAAAVAVFGEIERRGLLAEATRVEQTLSTGLLELQKKYDIIGDVRGIGAMIAIELVQPGTGQTTKEPNAAAVTALAAYAAQNGVLILTAGTYGNVLRFLPSVTITDALLEDALSVLDAGFASLTAAASASTPTA; via the coding sequence ATGACAGACACCGTGCCGACCGACGTTTACACCGTGCCGCAGGAGCGCAAGATCATCACCGCGATTCCGGGCCCTCAGTCTGATGCCCTGCATGCGCGTCGCCTGGCCGTCGTGCCGGTCGGCGTCTCATCGGTGCTGCCGGTCTACATCGCCCGCGCCAACGGCGCGATTCTCGTCGACGTCGACGGCAATCAGTTCATCGACATGGGTGCGGGCATCGGCGTGACGACGGTCGGGCACACCGAATTCGGAGTCGTCGAGGCCGCCACCGAGCAGCTGCAGAACGTCACCCACACCCTGTTCACCGTCACGCCCTACGAAGAATACGTGCGGGTCGCCGAGCTGCTCGCCGAGCACACCCCCGGCGACTTCGCCAAGAAGACCATGCTCGCCAATTCGGGCGCAGAGGCCGTCGAGAACGCGGTGAAGATCGCCCGCAAGTACACCCGCCGCGTGGGCGTCGCCGTGCTCGAGCACGCCTACCACGGCCGCACCAACCTCACCATGGCCATGAACTTCAAGGCGGCGCCGTACTCGACGGGGTTCGGTCCCTTCGCCGGCGACGTGTACCGCGCGCCGAACTCCTACCCCTACCACGACGGCCTCAGCGGATCCGAAGCGGCCGCACGAACCATCGGCTACCTCGAGAAGACCGTCGGCGCTTATGACCTCGCCTGCCTCGTGGTCGAGCCCATCCAGGGCGAGGGCGGCTTCGTCGTGCCCGCCGACGGATACCTGCCGGCGCTGCAGGCGTGGTGCACCGAGAACGGCATCGTGTTCGTCGCCGACGAGATCCAGAGCGGAATGGCCCGCACCGGCGCGTACTTCGCGAGTGAGCACTTCGGTCTGGAGCCCGACCTCGTGCTCTCGGCCAAGGGCATCGCGGGCGGTCTCCCGCTCGCTGCCGTGACCGGGCGTGCCGAGATCATGGACTCCGCCCTTCCCGGCGGGCTCGGCGGCACTTTCGGCGGCAACCCCGTCGCCGCCGCAGCCGCCGTCGCCGTGTTCGGCGAGATCGAACGCCGCGGCCTGCTCGCCGAGGCGACGCGCGTGGAGCAGACCCTCTCGACCGGCCTGCTCGAGCTGCAGAAGAAGTACGACATCATCGGCGACGTGCGCGGCATCGGCGCCATGATCGCCATCGAACTCGTTCAGCCCGGCACCGGCCAGACCACCAAAGAGCCGAACGCGGCAGCGGTCACGGCACTCGCGGCCTACGCTGCCCAGAACGGCGTGCTCATCCTCACCGCCGGAACCTACGGCAACGTGCTGCGCTTCCTGCCGAGCGTCACCATCACCGACGCCCTCCTCGAAGACGCCCTCAGCGTGCTCGACGCCGGCTTCGCGAGCCTCACCGCCGCTGCCTCTGCCTCCACCCCCACCGCGTGA
- a CDS encoding OsmC family protein: MSAPSQQAQHHYSVSVEWQGNRGSGTSGYRDYSRAGVIRAQGKVELPSSADRTFHGDRDRWNPEELLLAALAECHMLSYLHVAVQHGVVVTAYEDAAVGTMQQVGQGGHFTSVTLRPLVTLADEAQRELADSLHHEASELCFIAQSVNFPVLHEPRSSS; encoded by the coding sequence GTGAGCGCTCCATCCCAGCAAGCACAGCACCACTACTCTGTGAGCGTCGAATGGCAGGGCAACCGCGGATCCGGCACGAGCGGATACCGCGACTACAGCCGCGCGGGCGTCATCCGAGCCCAGGGCAAGGTCGAGCTGCCGTCGTCGGCCGACCGCACCTTTCACGGCGACCGCGACCGCTGGAACCCCGAAGAGCTGCTGCTCGCCGCCCTCGCCGAGTGTCACATGCTCTCGTACTTGCACGTCGCCGTGCAGCACGGTGTTGTCGTGACGGCCTACGAAGACGCGGCCGTCGGCACCATGCAGCAGGTCGGTCAGGGTGGCCACTTCACGAGCGTGACGCTGCGGCCCTTGGTGACGCTGGCCGATGAAGCGCAGCGCGAACTCGCCGATTCGTTGCACCACGAGGCCAGTGAACTGTGTTTCATCGCGCAGTCGGTGAACTTTCCGGTGCTGCACGAGCCGCGGTCTTCTTCTTGA
- a CDS encoding MFS transporter: MTTYQRRVLIVAILASFISFLDGTVINVALPAIERELGGGLAGQQWVVDAYLITLTAVILLAGSLSDAYGRRRVIFWGLIGFGGASVLCAIAPTDEFLIVSRGIQGIAGALLVPSSLAIIISNFDGPKRARAIGQWTAWTSTAFLAGPLLGGVLVDFASWRLVFAINVIPIALTLWLLRGIHVEPPKPVKPQIDYRGAVLGVFGVGLPVFALIEQQRLGWGNPVVWGAMVIGVLAFAGFIWNERHVKQPMLPLSLFAVRNFWVGNLATVFIYAGLSLGNFLLTIFLQQVAGYSATEAGLASLPSTIISISLSTLFGTLAGKYGSRWFMAAGPVIGAVGWVLLSQVTPEANYLTQVVPGTVVFSLGLVMTVAPLTAAVLGAIDPERAGIASAVNNAVSRVAGLVATAAAALIVGDALTTGGFSRGAITTAILLVAGGVVSAIGIQNAKRPAKV; the protein is encoded by the coding sequence TTGACCACCTACCAGCGCCGCGTGCTGATCGTCGCGATACTCGCGTCGTTCATCTCGTTTCTCGACGGCACCGTCATCAACGTCGCGCTGCCGGCGATCGAGCGGGAACTCGGCGGCGGGCTTGCCGGCCAGCAGTGGGTGGTCGACGCCTACCTCATCACGTTGACCGCGGTGATTCTGCTCGCCGGGTCGTTGTCAGACGCATACGGGCGCCGCCGCGTCATCTTCTGGGGGCTGATCGGGTTCGGAGGGGCATCCGTTCTCTGTGCGATCGCGCCGACCGACGAGTTTCTCATCGTGTCGCGCGGCATTCAGGGCATCGCGGGCGCGCTGCTGGTGCCGAGTTCGCTGGCTATCATCATCTCGAACTTCGACGGGCCGAAGCGGGCCCGCGCCATCGGCCAGTGGACCGCCTGGACCAGCACCGCGTTTCTCGCCGGCCCCTTGCTCGGCGGTGTTCTGGTGGACTTCGCGTCGTGGCGGCTCGTTTTCGCCATCAACGTGATTCCGATCGCCCTCACGCTCTGGCTGCTGCGGGGCATCCACGTCGAGCCGCCGAAGCCGGTCAAGCCGCAGATCGACTACCGCGGGGCGGTGCTGGGGGTCTTCGGGGTGGGGTTACCGGTATTCGCGCTGATCGAGCAGCAGCGGCTCGGCTGGGGCAACCCTGTCGTGTGGGGGGCGATGGTGATCGGGGTGCTCGCCTTCGCGGGGTTCATCTGGAACGAGCGGCACGTGAAGCAGCCGATGCTGCCGCTCAGCCTGTTCGCGGTGCGCAACTTCTGGGTGGGCAACCTGGCGACGGTGTTCATCTATGCCGGGTTGTCGCTCGGCAACTTCTTGCTGACGATCTTCTTGCAGCAGGTGGCGGGCTACTCGGCGACGGAGGCCGGGCTCGCCTCGCTGCCGTCGACCATCATCAGCATCTCGCTCTCGACCCTGTTCGGCACGCTGGCCGGAAAGTACGGCTCGCGCTGGTTCATGGCGGCAGGCCCCGTGATCGGGGCGGTCGGCTGGGTGCTGCTGTCGCAGGTCACTCCCGAGGCGAATTACCTCACGCAGGTGGTTCCGGGCACGGTGGTGTTCTCGCTGGGGCTCGTCATGACGGTGGCGCCGCTGACCGCGGCGGTGCTGGGAGCGATCGATCCGGAGCGCGCCGGCATCGCCTCTGCCGTGAACAACGCGGTGTCGCGCGTAGCGGGGCTCGTGGCCACTGCGGCGGCGGCGCTCATCGTGGGCGACGCCCTCACAACCGGCGGATTCTCGCGCGGGGCGATCACCACGGCCATCCTGCTCGTGGCGGGCGGCGTGGTCTCGGCCATCGGCATCCAGAACGCCAAGCGCCCCGCCAAGGTCTAA
- a CDS encoding M1 family metallopeptidase, translating into MPRNTSTALASEGARTFGDPYLPTSGNGGYTVLHYDLDCDYRVSSNRLTATATITAVATQRLSKFSMDFAGLVASKVSVNGVRSAHLQQTARKLVITPGTPLNNGAEFTVTVRYAGLPRPVRSQWGEVGWEELSDGVIVAGQPSGAPSWFPCNDHPSNKATYTIKFSAETAYRVLCNGELVHKSQRASRTQWEFHSHEPMATYLATVQIGLYETMGVSQSGVPQYVLLPEDLRPNALADFEPQPRMMELFERLFGPYPFEDYTVVVTDDDLEIPLEAQGLAIFGRNHIDGVGGSERLIAHELSHQWFGNSLTVSLWRDIWLHEGFACYAEWLWSDESGGPTADACAEAHWAKLNRLPKDLLVGDPGALHMFDDRVYKRGALTLHAIRRILGDASFFALLREWVATHRHGSVSTPEFIALVERYAAAPVGALFASWLDRPSLPKLPRKSAI; encoded by the coding sequence ATGCCGCGCAACACGTCGACCGCTTTGGCCTCCGAAGGGGCCCGCACGTTCGGCGACCCCTACCTGCCCACGAGCGGCAACGGCGGTTACACCGTGCTGCACTACGACCTCGACTGCGACTACCGGGTGTCGAGCAACCGCCTCACCGCGACCGCTACCATCACCGCCGTCGCCACGCAGCGGCTCAGCAAGTTCAGCATGGACTTCGCCGGTCTCGTGGCCAGCAAGGTCAGCGTCAACGGAGTGCGTTCGGCGCACCTGCAGCAGACGGCGCGCAAGCTCGTCATCACCCCGGGCACTCCCCTGAACAACGGCGCCGAGTTCACCGTGACGGTGCGGTACGCCGGGCTGCCTCGTCCGGTGCGCAGCCAGTGGGGCGAGGTGGGCTGGGAGGAGCTCTCCGACGGGGTGATTGTGGCCGGCCAGCCGAGCGGCGCGCCATCGTGGTTTCCCTGCAACGATCATCCGTCGAACAAGGCCACCTACACCATCAAGTTCTCGGCCGAGACGGCCTACCGCGTGCTCTGCAACGGCGAACTCGTGCACAAGTCGCAGCGGGCGAGCCGCACGCAGTGGGAGTTCCACAGTCACGAACCGATGGCGACCTACCTCGCGACCGTGCAGATCGGCCTCTACGAGACCATGGGCGTCTCGCAGAGCGGGGTGCCCCAGTACGTGCTGCTGCCCGAAGACCTGCGCCCGAACGCGCTGGCCGACTTCGAGCCGCAGCCGCGCATGATGGAACTGTTCGAGCGTCTGTTCGGGCCCTACCCGTTCGAGGACTACACCGTCGTCGTCACCGACGACGATCTGGAGATTCCGCTCGAGGCACAGGGGCTTGCCATCTTCGGCCGCAACCACATCGACGGCGTCGGCGGCTCGGAGCGGCTCATCGCCCACGAGCTCTCGCACCAGTGGTTCGGCAACAGCCTCACCGTCTCGCTCTGGCGCGACATCTGGCTGCACGAAGGCTTCGCTTGTTACGCCGAATGGTTGTGGTCGGATGAGTCGGGGGGCCCCACCGCCGACGCCTGCGCCGAGGCGCACTGGGCGAAGCTCAACCGGCTGCCGAAAGACCTGCTCGTCGGCGACCCCGGCGCTCTGCACATGTTCGACGACCGGGTCTACAAGCGTGGCGCGCTCACGCTGCACGCCATTCGGCGCATCCTCGGCGACGCGTCGTTCTTCGCCCTGCTGCGCGAGTGGGTGGCGACCCATCGGCACGGCTCGGTTTCGACGCCCGAGTTCATCGCGCTCGTCGAGCGTTACGCCGCGGCCCCCGTCGGCGCGCTCTTCGCCTCCTGGCTCGACCGCCCCAGCCTGCCGAAACTCCCCCGCAAGAGCGCCATTTAG